From a region of the Deinococcus terrestris genome:
- a CDS encoding transcriptional regulator → MPKKERKRLQVVISEEQDALLTRTAYELSSPERLISKSEVVRLAIERIARELGEGEHVDEYRNLLADENVADDKV, encoded by the coding sequence ATGCCCAAAAAGGAACGCAAACGCCTCCAAGTCGTGATCAGCGAGGAGCAGGACGCCCTGCTCACCCGCACGGCCTACGAACTCTCCAGCCCCGAGCGCCTGATCAGCAAGAGCGAAGTCGTCCGTCTCGCCATCGAGCGGATCGCCCGAGAACTCGGCGAGGGCGAACATGTCGACGAGTACCGCAACCTGCTGGCCGATGAGAACGTGGCCGACGATAAGGTTTAG
- the murA gene encoding UDP-N-acetylglucosamine 1-carboxyvinyltransferase, translating into MDLTPLHLVGGRDLSGEIAIQHSKNAALPIIVASLLSREPITLHGIPRLSDVDTILELMAHLGTRAAWTGPNSLTLHTPEILSTHAPYALVSKMRASFIVLGAILARAGEATVSMPGGCAWGPRPVDQHVKALRALGAHLTEEGGDFAATRAGSLSGTFVFEMLTVGGTHNALLASVLGDGVVTLENASIDTDVVDLVHFLNALGAQIEGAGTNTLTVRGVPALRGGEYTVIPDRIEAGTFMIAAAATRSRLTLTNVRPDHLRAVSAKLSEMGVDILESGDSLIVDARGRELRPVNLTTQSYPGFPTDVQPQMSALLATVPGTSVVQDPVYPDRLTHVAELHRMGANITVSGYTQVIQGGPLHAAPVKAADLRAGAALFIAAMTCEGETVIDGVQYLNRGYERLAERLRGIGVQAWQPQPMLASAMD; encoded by the coding sequence ATGGATCTGACGCCGCTGCACCTCGTAGGAGGCCGGGACCTGTCCGGCGAAATCGCCATCCAGCACAGCAAGAATGCGGCGCTGCCCATCATCGTGGCGAGCCTGCTGAGCCGCGAGCCCATCACCCTGCACGGCATTCCCCGGCTGTCGGACGTGGACACCATTCTGGAACTCATGGCGCACCTGGGCACGCGGGCGGCCTGGACCGGCCCCAACAGCCTGACCCTGCACACCCCCGAAATTCTCAGCACCCACGCGCCCTATGCGCTGGTGTCCAAGATGCGGGCCAGCTTCATCGTGCTGGGGGCAATCCTGGCGCGGGCGGGGGAGGCCACCGTGTCCATGCCCGGCGGGTGCGCGTGGGGACCGCGCCCGGTTGATCAGCATGTCAAGGCGCTGCGGGCGCTGGGGGCGCACCTCACCGAGGAGGGCGGCGACTTCGCGGCGACGCGGGCCGGGAGCCTCTCGGGCACCTTCGTCTTCGAGATGCTGACGGTGGGCGGCACCCACAACGCGCTGCTGGCCTCGGTGCTGGGGGACGGCGTGGTCACGCTGGAGAATGCCAGCATCGACACCGACGTGGTGGACCTGGTGCATTTCCTGAACGCGCTGGGTGCCCAGATTGAGGGGGCAGGCACCAACACGCTGACGGTCCGGGGCGTGCCCGCCCTGCGCGGGGGCGAGTACACGGTGATTCCCGACCGCATTGAGGCCGGGACCTTCATGATCGCCGCTGCCGCCACCCGCAGCCGCCTCACGCTGACCAACGTGCGCCCCGACCACCTGCGGGCCGTGAGCGCCAAGCTCAGCGAGATGGGCGTGGACATTCTGGAGTCGGGCGACTCCCTGATCGTGGACGCCCGGGGCCGTGAGCTGCGGCCCGTCAACCTCACCACCCAGAGCTACCCCGGCTTTCCCACCGACGTGCAGCCGCAGATGAGCGCCCTGCTCGCCACCGTGCCGGGCACCAGTGTGGTGCAGGACCCGGTGTACCCTGACCGCCTCACCCACGTGGCCGAGCTGCACCGCATGGGCGCCAACATCACCGTGAGCGGGTATACCCAGGTGATCCAGGGCGGGCCGCTGCATGCCGCGCCCGTCAAGGCCGCCGACCTCCGTGCTGGGGCTGCCCTCTTCATCGCCGCAATGACCTGCGAGGGCGAGACGGTCATCGACGGCGTGCAGTACCTCAACCGGGGCTACGAGCGCCTCGCCGAGCGGCTGCGGGGTATCGGCGTGCAGGCCTGGCAGCCCCAGCCCATGCTGGCGAGCGCGATGGACTGA
- a CDS encoding aldo/keto reductase, translating into MKQREFGKTGLRVSVLGLGAGQVGAESLDDREAGRLLNRALDLGVTLIDTARGYGLSEERVGRHLAGRRDEFVLSTKGGYGVEGVEDWTPGAIRHGIERALRTMRTDRIDLFHLHSCPLGTLRREDLLAELDRAREAGLIRVAAYSGENEALAWVAESGRFGSVETSVNVADQWSLHHVLPEAAARGLGVIAKRPIANAAWQFTERPVGQYAEVYWERLRALRLDPGGLEWDEFALRFSAFAPGVSSAIVGTARVENLERNAAIVERGPLPADLLAQIGAAWTEHGGEWGGEV; encoded by the coding sequence ATGAAGCAGCGCGAGTTTGGCAAGACGGGCCTCCGAGTTAGCGTCCTGGGGCTGGGAGCAGGGCAGGTCGGCGCGGAGAGTTTGGATGACCGGGAGGCCGGTCGCCTCCTGAACCGGGCGCTCGACCTCGGCGTCACCCTGATCGACACCGCGCGGGGCTATGGCCTGAGCGAGGAGCGCGTCGGGCGCCACCTCGCCGGGCGACGGGACGAGTTCGTCCTGAGCACCAAGGGCGGCTACGGGGTGGAAGGCGTGGAGGACTGGACGCCAGGAGCCATCCGCCACGGCATCGAGCGGGCCTTACGGACGATGCGGACCGACCGGATCGACCTCTTTCACCTGCACTCGTGCCCGCTGGGCACCCTGCGGCGCGAGGACCTACTGGCCGAACTCGACCGGGCGCGGGAGGCAGGTTTGATCCGGGTGGCGGCCTACAGTGGCGAGAACGAGGCGCTGGCGTGGGTAGCGGAGTCCGGACGCTTCGGGAGCGTCGAGACGAGCGTAAATGTGGCCGACCAGTGGAGCCTCCACCACGTCCTGCCGGAAGCGGCGGCGCGGGGCCTGGGGGTGATTGCCAAACGGCCCATCGCCAACGCCGCGTGGCAGTTCACCGAGCGCCCGGTCGGCCAGTACGCCGAGGTCTACTGGGAGCGGCTGCGGGCGCTGCGCCTGGATCCCGGCGGGTTGGAGTGGGATGAATTCGCCCTACGCTTCTCAGCCTTCGCGCCTGGAGTGTCCAGCGCCATCGTGGGCACAGCGCGTGTGGAGAATCTGGAACGCAACGCCGCCATCGTCGAGCGCGGCCCCTTGCCCGCTGACCTTCTGGCACAGATCGGGGCGGCCTGGACAGAACACGGCGGCGAGTGGGGCGGGGAGGTCTAG
- a CDS encoding ABC transporter ATP-binding protein: protein MLSRRRPASAPATPAPARPPRDPRQLRRVLAYARPYRGLLVFGLLATLISSGLNLIFPLLFGRLIDASFLRVGATDTGPLDRTVLALLGIFALSSLFGAAQSYLLAKVGAGVVADLRRSLFSHLMTLSPRFFAEHRTGELTSRLTADVGTVQAVTSTALAQAAALTFNIVGSTTLLVVTSPRLSLLTLAVIPLVIGTAIVIGRRIRTVSREVQDRVAEANASAEEAISGVRVVQSFTAEDTERGRYGQGVLASFLASLRRARLQALMGGVMSFLTFASLALVLWYGGRLVMGGDLSPGGLVTFLIYALQVGATVAAMSGLFSQFQEALGASGRIFELLDERSDLPEPARPLPLARAEGRVSFERVSFSYGDAPVLHDLSFDVPAGQVVALVGPSGAGKTTLVSLIPRFWDVTGGTLRVDGEDVRAYALADLRAQVGLVPQETLLFSGSIEENIRYGRPDASPEEVEAAARAANAHGFITALPQGYATVVGERGVRLSGGQRQRVAIARALLKDPRILILDEATSALDNESEALVQQALETLMRGRTTFVIAHRLSTVRNADRILVMEGGRTVQDGPHAELMAAGGLYRDLYELQFRKEQEERAELVPGMGG, encoded by the coding sequence ATGTTGTCCCGCCGCCGCCCGGCCTCCGCCCCCGCGACCCCCGCCCCGGCGCGTCCGCCGCGTGACCCCCGGCAACTGCGGCGGGTGCTGGCCTACGCACGGCCCTACCGGGGGCTGCTGGTCTTCGGGCTCCTCGCCACGCTGATCTCCAGCGGGCTGAACCTGATTTTCCCGCTGCTGTTCGGGCGGCTGATTGACGCCTCCTTCCTGCGGGTGGGGGCGACCGACACCGGGCCGCTGGACCGCACGGTGCTCGCGCTGTTGGGCATCTTCGCGCTGTCGTCGCTGTTCGGGGCCGCGCAGTCGTACCTGCTGGCGAAGGTGGGGGCAGGGGTGGTGGCGGATTTGCGCCGCAGCCTCTTTTCGCACCTGATGACGCTCTCACCGCGTTTTTTTGCCGAGCACCGCACGGGCGAACTCACCAGCCGACTCACGGCGGACGTGGGCACGGTCCAGGCCGTGACCAGCACGGCGCTCGCGCAGGCGGCGGCACTCACCTTCAACATCGTGGGTTCCACGACCCTACTGGTGGTCACCAGTCCCCGGCTGAGTCTGCTCACGCTGGCGGTGATTCCGCTGGTGATCGGCACGGCCATCGTGATCGGGCGGCGCATCCGCACAGTCAGCCGCGAGGTGCAAGACCGCGTGGCCGAGGCCAACGCCAGCGCCGAGGAGGCGATCAGCGGGGTGCGGGTGGTGCAGAGCTTCACCGCCGAGGACACGGAACGCGGGCGCTACGGGCAGGGCGTGCTGGCGTCCTTCCTCGCCTCGCTGCGGCGGGCACGGCTGCAAGCCCTGATGGGCGGCGTGATGAGCTTCCTGACCTTCGCCTCGCTCGCGCTGGTGCTGTGGTACGGCGGGCGGCTGGTCATGGGGGGGGATCTCAGCCCCGGCGGACTGGTCACCTTCCTGATCTACGCCCTTCAGGTCGGCGCCACCGTCGCGGCGATGTCGGGGCTGTTCAGCCAGTTTCAGGAGGCGCTGGGAGCCTCGGGGCGCATCTTCGAGCTGCTCGACGAGCGCAGCGACCTGCCCGAACCCGCCCGCCCGCTCCCCCTGGCCCGCGCCGAGGGCCGGGTGAGCTTCGAGCGTGTCAGCTTCAGCTACGGCGACGCGCCCGTGCTGCACGACCTGAGCTTCGACGTGCCCGCCGGACAGGTCGTGGCGCTGGTGGGACCGAGTGGGGCAGGCAAGACCACGCTGGTGAGCCTGATTCCGCGCTTCTGGGACGTGACGGGCGGAACGCTGCGGGTGGACGGCGAGGACGTGCGGGCCTACGCGCTGGCCGACCTGCGGGCACAGGTGGGGCTGGTGCCGCAAGAAACCCTGCTCTTTTCGGGGTCTATCGAGGAGAACATCCGCTACGGCCGCCCCGACGCCTCGCCGGAGGAGGTTGAGGCCGCCGCCCGCGCCGCGAACGCGCACGGCTTCATCACCGCGCTGCCGCAGGGGTACGCCACCGTGGTGGGTGAGCGCGGCGTGCGCCTCAGCGGCGGCCAGCGCCAGCGGGTCGCCATCGCCCGCGCCCTGCTGAAAGACCCGCGCATCCTGATTCTCGACGAGGCCACCTCCGCCCTCGACAATGAGTCCGAGGCGCTGGTGCAACAGGCGCTGGAAACGCTGATGCGGGGCCGCACCACCTTCGTGATCGCCCACCGCCTCTCCACGGTCCGCAACGCCGACCGCATCTTGGTGATGGAGGGGGGCCGGACCGTGCAAGACGGCCCGCACGCGGAGTTGATGGCCGCAGGCGGCCTGTACCGCGACCTGTACGAACTCCAGTTCCGCAAGGAGCAGGAGGAGCGGGCCGAACTGGTGCCCGGCATGGGGGGCTAA
- the ald gene encoding alanine dehydrogenase, with protein MKIGLPKEIKVKENRVALTPGGVATLVRRGHSVTVERGAGVGSGIADGEYEAAGATLGSAADAWAAEMVVKVKEPIEREYGYLRDDLLLFTYLHLAADRPLTDALLSSGTTGVAYETVQLDDGSLPLLTPMSEVAGRLSVQAGAYHLQKPVGGRGVLLGGVPGVQPGHVTIIGGGVVGTNAAKMAMGLGAKVTILDVSQRRLAYLDDVFFGRLTTMMSSEANIRALLPDTDLLIGAVLIPGAKAPHLVTRDMLALMPEGSVIVDVAVDQGGCVETIHPTTHDDPTYVVDGVIHYGVANMPGAVPRTSTFALTNQTMPYVLQLAEQGVSALSRNKALRLGLNTHAGKLTYQGVAEAFELAFDEPEAVLA; from the coding sequence ATGAAGATCGGACTCCCCAAGGAAATCAAGGTCAAGGAAAACCGCGTGGCGCTGACGCCCGGCGGCGTGGCGACGCTGGTGCGCCGGGGCCACTCGGTCACGGTCGAGCGCGGTGCGGGCGTGGGCAGCGGCATCGCGGACGGCGAATACGAGGCGGCGGGCGCGACCCTGGGCAGCGCTGCTGACGCCTGGGCTGCCGAGATGGTCGTCAAGGTCAAGGAGCCTATCGAGCGTGAATATGGCTACCTGCGCGACGACCTGCTGCTGTTCACCTACCTGCACCTCGCCGCCGACCGCCCACTGACCGACGCGCTGCTGTCCTCAGGGACGACGGGCGTGGCCTACGAGACGGTGCAGCTCGACGACGGCAGCCTGCCCCTGCTGACCCCGATGTCGGAAGTCGCCGGGCGCCTGAGCGTGCAGGCGGGCGCCTACCACCTCCAGAAGCCAGTGGGCGGGCGCGGGGTGTTGCTGGGCGGCGTGCCCGGCGTGCAGCCCGGCCACGTGACCATCATCGGCGGCGGCGTGGTGGGCACCAACGCGGCCAAGATGGCGATGGGCCTGGGGGCCAAGGTCACCATCCTCGACGTGTCGCAGCGGCGCCTGGCCTACCTCGACGACGTGTTCTTCGGGCGCCTGACCACCATGATGAGCAGCGAGGCCAACATCCGTGCCCTGCTGCCCGACACCGACCTCCTGATCGGTGCGGTGCTGATTCCCGGCGCCAAGGCCCCGCACCTCGTCACCCGCGACATGCTGGCCCTGATGCCCGAGGGCAGCGTCATCGTGGACGTGGCGGTGGACCAGGGCGGCTGCGTGGAGACCATCCACCCGACCACCCACGACGACCCCACCTACGTGGTCGACGGCGTGATTCACTACGGCGTGGCGAACATGCCGGGCGCTGTGCCGCGCACGAGCACCTTCGCCCTCACCAACCAGACCATGCCCTACGTCCTGCAACTCGCCGAGCAGGGCGTCTCGGCCCTTTCGCGCAACAAGGCGCTGCGTCTGGGCCTGAACACCCACGCGGGCAAGCTGACCTACCAGGGGGTCGCGGAGGCTTTCGAGCTGGCCTTCGACGAGCCGGAGGCCGTGCTGGCATAA
- a CDS encoding Lrp/AsnC family transcriptional regulator → MSKPDLDATDRRILTILQRDARIPNTELADEIGLTPAPTLRRVRRLEEEGIISRYVALLDPKRVGRDLMVFVRVTLDKQTKQGFETFAERMRGRPEVLECYLCLGDTDYLLKVVVPDLDSYQTFLVDVLAAIPGVRNTASTIVVKGEKYTTGLAVE, encoded by the coding sequence ATGTCAAAGCCGGACCTCGACGCCACCGACCGCCGCATCCTGACCATTCTCCAGCGCGACGCCCGCATCCCCAACACCGAACTGGCCGACGAGATCGGCCTGACCCCGGCCCCCACCCTGCGGCGGGTGCGGCGCTTAGAGGAGGAAGGCATCATCAGCCGCTACGTGGCCCTGCTCGACCCCAAGCGGGTGGGGCGCGACCTGATGGTCTTCGTGAGGGTCACGCTGGACAAGCAGACCAAGCAGGGCTTCGAAACCTTCGCCGAGCGGATGCGCGGGCGGCCCGAGGTGCTGGAGTGTTACCTCTGCCTGGGGGACACCGACTACCTGCTCAAGGTGGTCGTGCCCGACCTGGACAGCTACCAGACCTTTCTGGTGGACGTGCTCGCGGCCATTCCCGGCGTGCGGAACACGGCGAGCACCATCGTGGTGAAGGGAGAGAAGTACACGACGGGGCTGGCGGTGGAGTAG
- a CDS encoding peptidylprolyl isomerase, giving the protein MSSPAFRRAAPTLLASLSLGLMACAPATQPQASAPQPTAPAPAPATPTFVPVQPLSATRVTTFPSAAQVTDPARTYRAVLNTTKGPITLELYAKQAPVAVNNFVFLALNGFYDGTRFHRVIEGFMAQGGDPQSTDPALRARWGTGGPGYNFRAEVGNGLRFDRAGVLGMARAASLDSQGSQFFITLAPADFLSGGYTVFGQVVSGLDTLQRLTRTATPNGEVPIPGAQPDLIQSVQILVSR; this is encoded by the coding sequence ATGTCCTCACCTGCCTTCCGCCGTGCGGCACCTACCTTGCTGGCTTCCTTGAGCCTCGGCCTGATGGCGTGTGCGCCCGCCACTCAGCCCCAGGCTTCCGCCCCGCAGCCCACGGCTCCTGCGCCCGCCCCCGCGACCCCGACCTTCGTTCCGGTTCAGCCTCTGAGTGCTACCCGAGTTACTACCTTCCCCTCCGCCGCCCAGGTCACCGACCCGGCACGGACCTACCGGGCGGTGCTGAACACGACCAAGGGGCCGATCACGCTGGAGCTGTATGCGAAGCAGGCTCCGGTCGCTGTGAACAACTTCGTGTTCCTCGCGCTGAATGGCTTCTACGACGGCACGCGCTTTCACCGCGTCATTGAAGGCTTTATGGCCCAGGGCGGCGACCCTCAGAGCACGGACCCGGCCCTCCGCGCCCGCTGGGGTACGGGCGGCCCCGGCTACAACTTCCGGGCGGAGGTGGGCAACGGTCTGCGCTTTGACCGCGCGGGCGTGCTGGGCATGGCCCGCGCCGCCAGCCTGGACTCGCAGGGCAGCCAGTTTTTCATCACGCTGGCTCCGGCCGACTTCCTGAGCGGCGGATACACGGTCTTTGGGCAGGTCGTCTCCGGGCTGGACACCTTGCAGCGCCTCACCCGCACGGCCACCCCGAACGGCGAGGTGCCCATTCCCGGCGCCCAGCCCGACCTCATCCAGAGCGTGCAGATTCTCGTCTCGCGCTGA
- a CDS encoding LrgB family protein translates to MTWVALTLLAFALGVAAQWRVRHPLVNPTLVATVIVAGGLLVTATPYRDYTAEVRPLSFLLGPAVVALAVPLYRLRALLAREWRALGLGGVAGTLVGMGADAALPRLLGLDPAARAALLTAPATSPVALQLAAFTGAPSTLAATLAVLSGLVGALVLPPMLTRLGVRHPLARGIAIGSVAHGVGTARAREEGETTGAASSIGMGLAALVVTLVVALLG, encoded by the coding sequence GTGACCTGGGTCGCCCTCACCCTGCTCGCCTTCGCCCTGGGGGTGGCCGCGCAGTGGCGGGTGCGGCATCCGCTCGTCAATCCGACGCTGGTGGCGACGGTGATCGTGGCCGGGGGACTGCTCGTGACCGCGACCCCCTACCGGGACTACACGGCGGAGGTGCGGCCCCTCTCCTTCCTGCTCGGTCCGGCGGTGGTGGCGCTGGCGGTGCCGCTTTACCGGCTGCGGGCGCTGCTGGCGCGGGAGTGGCGGGCGCTGGGGCTGGGCGGCGTGGCGGGCACGCTGGTGGGCATGGGGGCGGACGCCGCGCTGCCCCGACTGCTGGGGCTGGACCCGGCGGCGCGGGCTGCCCTGTTGACGGCCCCGGCGACCAGCCCGGTGGCCCTGCAACTCGCGGCCTTCACGGGCGCCCCGTCCACGCTGGCGGCCACCCTCGCCGTGCTCTCAGGGTTGGTGGGGGCGCTGGTGCTTCCCCCCATGCTGACCCGGCTGGGCGTGCGCCATCCCCTGGCGCGGGGCATCGCTATCGGCAGCGTGGCGCATGGGGTGGGCACCGCCCGTGCCCGCGAGGAGGGAGAGACGACAGGCGCGGCCAGCTCCATCGGAATGGGCCTGGCCGCGCTGGTGGTCACGCTGGTGGTGGCGCTGCTGGGGTAA
- a CDS encoding CidA/LrgA family protein, whose translation MTSAAPILSPPVRVVLGLGLLTAFAALGTALVTWLGWPLPGSVVGMALLWAALSLGVVRLSWLEAAADGLLGILGLLFVPATVGFIEFLSAGAEWGLWLLVMLAGLLLGAGTAGLVAGRLVRG comes from the coding sequence GTGACCTCGGCCGCGCCGATTCTCTCGCCCCCGGTGCGCGTCGTGCTGGGGCTGGGGCTGCTGACGGCCTTTGCTGCGCTGGGGACGGCCCTGGTGACGTGGCTGGGCTGGCCGCTGCCGGGCTCGGTGGTGGGGATGGCCCTGCTGTGGGCGGCCCTGTCGCTGGGGGTGGTGCGGCTCTCGTGGCTGGAGGCCGCCGCCGACGGGCTGCTGGGCATCCTGGGGTTGCTGTTCGTGCCCGCCACGGTGGGCTTTATCGAGTTCCTGTCGGCGGGGGCCGAGTGGGGCCTGTGGCTGCTCGTGATGCTGGCGGGGCTGCTGCTGGGCGCGGGAACGGCGGGGCTGGTGGCGGGGCGGCTGGTGCGCGGGTGA
- a CDS encoding 5'-methylthioadenosine/adenosylhomocysteine nucleosidase: MLAILGAMDEEIELLRADLQDAETLTPPGVTLYRGVLDGVPVLLARSGIGKVNAAMTATHLLNAGATRVIFTGVAGGVHPELRVGDLVVSTDLVQHDVDVTALDYPLGTVPGETAAWQADSELREVALAAAREVEGVGVLEGRVASGDQFIASREGVGRLWTGFGAACAEMEGAAVAQVCAKAGVPFVVIRSVSDTADHDAQVDYRTFMPLVARHAKQVVRGMLARLGAAQG; this comes from the coding sequence ATGCTCGCCATTCTCGGTGCCATGGACGAAGAAATTGAATTGCTCAGGGCGGACCTCCAGGACGCTGAAACCCTGACGCCCCCCGGCGTGACCCTCTACCGGGGCGTGCTGGACGGCGTGCCCGTTCTCCTCGCCAGGAGCGGCATCGGCAAGGTGAACGCGGCGATGACGGCCACGCACCTGCTGAACGCCGGGGCCACCCGCGTGATTTTCACCGGGGTCGCGGGCGGCGTGCACCCCGAGCTGCGGGTGGGCGACCTCGTGGTGAGCACCGACCTCGTGCAGCACGACGTGGACGTGACGGCGCTGGACTACCCGCTGGGGACCGTGCCCGGCGAAACGGCCGCGTGGCAGGCCGACTCCGAACTGCGCGAGGTCGCGCTGGCCGCCGCCCGCGAGGTGGAAGGCGTGGGCGTGCTGGAGGGCCGGGTGGCGAGCGGCGACCAGTTCATCGCCTCACGCGAGGGGGTGGGGCGGCTGTGGACGGGCTTCGGGGCCGCCTGCGCCGAGATGGAGGGGGCGGCAGTCGCGCAGGTGTGCGCCAAGGCGGGCGTGCCCTTCGTGGTCATCCGCTCGGTGAGCGACACCGCCGACCACGACGCGCAGGTGGACTACCGCACCTTCATGCCGCTGGTGGCCCGGCACGCCAAACAGGTCGTGCGCGGCATGCTCGCCCGACTCGGAGCCGCCCAGGGGTGA
- a CDS encoding ferredoxin codes for MPHVIVSSCIGVKDQACTEVCPVECIYDGGDQFLIHPDECIDCGACVPACPVSAIFPEEDVPAGETEFIVKNRVFFGL; via the coding sequence ATGCCTCACGTGATTGTCAGCTCCTGCATCGGCGTCAAGGACCAGGCCTGCACCGAGGTCTGCCCGGTGGAGTGCATCTACGACGGCGGCGACCAGTTCCTCATTCACCCCGACGAGTGCATCGACTGTGGTGCGTGCGTGCCCGCCTGCCCGGTCAGCGCCATCTTCCCCGAAGAAGACGTGCCCGCCGGGGAAACCGAGTTCATCGTCAAAAACCGCGTCTTCTTCGGGCTCTGA
- a CDS encoding Crp/Fnr family transcriptional regulator, translating into MPTPTALNPADPARALELLSRSPVFRGASPADLQPLAALGTFRTLRRGEVLFRAGDALDTLFLVSSGSVRVYRVVRGGTRELTLHVEGPRQLVAGVGVLGGSDPAPAHAVALQTPTEVLCLPAAAVREQVFGTPALAAAVIAALARRQAELLARLEGLVFSELGERLAAYLLEHAADDPHALPTNSDLAALLGTVPELVSRKLGEFYRLGLIQLERRRVRVLDRPELERLAGRTGGEGRASDPR; encoded by the coding sequence GTGCCGACTCCAACTGCTCTGAATCCGGCCGACCCTGCCCGCGCCCTGGAATTGCTGAGCCGCTCGCCCGTCTTTAGGGGGGCCTCGCCCGCCGACTTGCAGCCGCTGGCCGCGCTGGGGACCTTCCGGACCCTGCGGCGCGGCGAGGTTCTGTTCCGGGCCGGGGACGCGCTGGACACCCTCTTTCTCGTCAGCAGCGGCAGCGTGCGGGTCTACCGGGTGGTGCGCGGGGGAACCCGCGAGCTGACCCTGCATGTGGAGGGACCGCGCCAACTGGTCGCGGGCGTCGGAGTCTTGGGCGGCAGCGACCCCGCCCCCGCGCACGCCGTCGCCCTGCAGACCCCCACCGAGGTGCTGTGTCTGCCCGCCGCCGCCGTCCGCGAGCAGGTGTTCGGGACCCCGGCGCTGGCGGCGGCCGTCATCGCGGCGCTGGCCCGGCGGCAGGCTGAACTGCTCGCCCGGCTGGAGGGGCTGGTGTTCAGCGAACTCGGGGAGCGGCTGGCGGCCTACCTCCTGGAACACGCCGCCGACGACCCCCACGCCCTGCCCACCAACAGCGACCTTGCCGCGCTGCTGGGCACCGTGCCCGAACTGGTCAGCCGCAAGCTGGGTGAGTTCTACCGCCTGGGTCTGATTCAGCTCGAGCGGCGCCGGGTGCGGGTCCTCGACCGCCCCGAGCTGGAGCGGCTGGCGGGACGCACGGGGGGAGAGGGGAGGGCCTCAGACCCCCGGTAG